A single Actinomadura algeriensis DNA region contains:
- a CDS encoding SDR family NAD(P)-dependent oxidoreductase: MNTLDDKVAIVTGAGQGVGQGIALALASEGASIAVLGRTEAKLETTCGLVRERGGRAEPFACDVADLDAIPALVDAIAERLGGVDVLVNNAYSGKYGPLLEMSDADFQKGFRTGPFAAFAFMKACHPHMKARGGGSIVNLVTSAMVRWDPATYGAYAAAKQALRSLTRTAAAEWGPDGIRANSIAPHALSPGLKRWADAFPEAAEEFRKTIPLGYIGDCEQDIGRAVLALVQPDLRYLTGATIPLDGGQAFFG, translated from the coding sequence ATGAATACCCTCGACGACAAGGTCGCGATCGTGACGGGCGCCGGGCAGGGCGTGGGCCAGGGCATCGCGCTGGCGCTGGCGTCCGAGGGCGCCTCCATCGCGGTGCTCGGACGGACGGAGGCGAAGCTCGAGACGACGTGCGGGCTCGTGCGCGAGCGCGGCGGACGCGCGGAGCCGTTCGCCTGCGACGTCGCCGACCTCGACGCGATCCCCGCGCTCGTCGACGCGATCGCGGAGCGGCTCGGCGGCGTCGACGTCCTCGTCAACAACGCCTATTCGGGGAAGTACGGGCCGCTGCTGGAGATGAGCGACGCCGACTTCCAGAAGGGGTTCCGGACGGGCCCGTTCGCGGCGTTCGCGTTCATGAAGGCGTGCCATCCGCACATGAAGGCGCGCGGCGGCGGCAGCATCGTCAACCTCGTCACGTCCGCGATGGTCCGCTGGGATCCGGCGACGTACGGCGCGTACGCGGCGGCCAAGCAGGCGCTCCGGTCGCTGACCAGGACGGCCGCGGCCGAGTGGGGCCCGGACGGGATCCGCGCGAACTCGATCGCGCCGCACGCGCTCTCGCCCGGCCTGAAGCGGTGGGCGGACGCGTTCCCGGAGGCGGCCGAGGAGTTCCGCAAGACGATCCCGCTCGGCTACATCGGCGACTGCGAGCAGGACATCGGCCGGGCGGTGCTGGCGCTCGTCCAGCCCGACCTGCGCTACCTGACCGGCGCCACGATCCCGCTCGACGGCGGCCAGGCCTTCTTCGGCTGA
- a CDS encoding ABC transporter permease: MTTFLTYTILGLVLGAVYSIAASGLVLTYNTSGIFNFAHGAQAMFGTFLYWQFTQWGWPAWLALIAVVGVVGPAMGAALHAAIMKGLRGTADVTKIIVTVAVLLGTVYLAQWLWDPDEPYTVEMFFGAGSKITVAGVVVRFHEIVCLVAAVAIAVGLRLLFTRTRMGVVMRGSVDDPDLLRLSGHDPERAAMTAWALGSTLAVLAGVLIVPISGGGLDANMLTLLVIDAFAAAMFGRLRSIPRTFVGAMVLGLIANYVLAYLPSASAITGNLRVSLPMILLFVVLVVLPQDRLRGAAVRTRERYRPPTVRSAAVWALVLVGVVFLYSLLLTDGGVTTLALGMTFAIIALSLTVLTGYAGELNLAPLAFAAVATVVAFHFGVNGSGLAARLGIDGIVLGVVVAALVGGLVALPAVRLRGLYLALATLAFGEFLSNIVLRDTTEHELFGVKFTLFPDGALVVPPPKVGPLDLRDGRTFLLTATVLFAVIAVGLAALRASGYGRRLAAMKDSPAASAMLGQNLVRLKLSVFMLSAAIAGLGGVLMSAATGTVAQENFTFIGSLSLLMLVVVAGIGYLSGALFGGLMAGVGSAVLVATFSDLALSHEGLADVYGALGNLVLVGTALVGMGVGKNPSGVVHDIAEGYRAIRTARPVLYGAGAAGAALYVLALTGVVGVWTFSLIAICVVFLLPVVGRMYLDEGENRATPPELLGVDEPYTDELRARLDRELGLPATLRTAAFAEPVPVEKGEASVTA, from the coding sequence ATGACGACGTTCCTCACCTACACGATCCTCGGGCTCGTGCTCGGCGCGGTGTACTCCATCGCGGCGTCGGGGCTCGTGCTGACGTACAACACCTCGGGCATCTTCAACTTCGCGCACGGCGCGCAGGCGATGTTCGGAACGTTCCTCTACTGGCAGTTCACGCAGTGGGGGTGGCCGGCGTGGCTGGCGCTGATCGCGGTGGTCGGCGTGGTCGGCCCGGCGATGGGCGCGGCCCTGCACGCCGCGATCATGAAGGGGCTGCGCGGCACCGCGGACGTCACGAAGATCATCGTGACGGTGGCGGTGCTCCTTGGAACGGTCTATCTCGCGCAGTGGCTCTGGGACCCGGACGAGCCCTACACCGTGGAGATGTTCTTCGGCGCCGGATCCAAGATCACGGTCGCCGGGGTCGTGGTCCGGTTCCACGAGATCGTCTGCCTGGTCGCGGCCGTCGCGATCGCCGTCGGGCTGCGGCTGCTGTTCACCCGCACCCGGATGGGCGTGGTGATGCGCGGCTCGGTCGACGACCCGGACCTGCTGCGGCTGAGCGGGCACGACCCGGAGCGGGCGGCGATGACGGCGTGGGCGCTCGGTTCCACGCTCGCGGTGCTGGCCGGCGTGCTGATCGTGCCGATCAGCGGCGGCGGCCTGGACGCGAACATGCTGACCCTGCTGGTCATCGACGCGTTCGCGGCGGCGATGTTCGGACGGCTGCGCAGCATCCCGCGCACCTTCGTGGGCGCGATGGTGCTCGGCCTCATCGCCAACTACGTGCTGGCGTACCTGCCGTCGGCCAGCGCGATCACCGGCAACCTGCGGGTGTCGCTGCCGATGATCCTGCTGTTCGTGGTCCTGGTGGTGCTGCCGCAGGACCGGCTGCGGGGCGCGGCCGTCCGCACCCGCGAGCGGTACCGGCCGCCGACCGTCCGGTCGGCGGCGGTGTGGGCGCTGGTGCTGGTCGGCGTGGTGTTCCTCTACAGCCTGCTGCTGACCGACGGCGGCGTCACCACGCTCGCGCTCGGCATGACGTTCGCGATCATCGCGCTGTCGCTGACGGTGCTGACCGGCTACGCGGGCGAGCTGAACCTCGCGCCGCTGGCGTTCGCGGCGGTCGCGACGGTCGTGGCTTTCCACTTCGGGGTGAACGGCAGCGGCCTGGCCGCACGGCTCGGCATCGACGGCATCGTCCTCGGCGTCGTGGTGGCGGCACTGGTCGGCGGGCTGGTCGCGCTGCCGGCCGTCCGGCTGCGCGGCCTGTACCTGGCGCTGGCGACCCTGGCGTTCGGGGAGTTCCTGTCGAACATAGTGCTGCGCGACACCACGGAGCACGAGCTGTTCGGCGTGAAGTTCACGTTGTTCCCGGACGGGGCGCTGGTCGTCCCGCCGCCGAAGGTCGGGCCGCTCGACCTGCGCGACGGACGGACGTTCCTGCTGACCGCGACCGTGCTGTTCGCGGTGATCGCGGTCGGGCTGGCGGCGCTGCGGGCGAGCGGCTACGGGCGGCGGCTCGCGGCGATGAAGGACAGCCCGGCGGCGTCGGCGATGCTCGGGCAGAACCTCGTCCGGCTGAAGCTGAGCGTCTTCATGCTGTCCGCCGCGATCGCGGGCCTCGGCGGCGTGCTGATGTCGGCCGCGACCGGGACGGTCGCGCAGGAGAACTTCACGTTCATCGGCAGCCTCAGCCTGCTGATGCTCGTCGTGGTGGCGGGCATCGGCTACCTCAGCGGCGCCCTGTTCGGCGGGCTGATGGCCGGGGTCGGCTCGGCGGTGCTGGTGGCGACGTTCAGCGACCTCGCGCTCTCGCACGAGGGCCTGGCGGACGTCTACGGGGCGCTCGGCAACCTCGTCCTGGTGGGCACCGCCCTGGTCGGGATGGGCGTCGGCAAGAACCCGAGCGGCGTCGTCCACGACATCGCCGAGGGGTACCGCGCGATCCGCACCGCCCGTCCCGTCCTGTACGGGGCCGGTGCGGCGGGGGCGGCGCTGTACGTCCTCGCGCTCACCGGCGTCGTCGGCGTGTGGACGTTCTCCCTCATCGCCATCTGCGTCGTGTTCCTCCTGCCGGTGGTGGGGCGCATGTACCTGGACGAGGGCGAGAACCGGGCGACGCCCCCGGAACTGCTCGGCGTGGACGAGCCGTACACCGACGAACTGCGCGCGCGCCTGGACCGTGAGCTGGGCCTGCCCGCGACCCTCCGGACGGCCGCGTTCGCGGAACCCGTCCCGGTCGAGAAGGGAGAGGCAAGTGTCACTGCTTGA
- a CDS encoding ABC transporter substrate-binding protein: MKVDKIGRLAAGALALTLVASCTTERSGTAMIQGGGADGGGGQAAASAGKFGTLDSPCGPGDAKGATDQGVTDDAITVGYGDDRGFASAPGLSKEMGDAVSAMIAWCNEQGGINGREIKGNQYDAAYTQSAQVMQEACKQDFMLVGQGFAMDEAAEQHRVACKLPTVAGYTVGPNAAMGPMKYEAVPYPVDLMNVGGPVIAGKMFSDFEEKTDLLLSTSPAVTTGTDKVASALKGMGVEPMECGVRLNDAGESSYMPFAQKIKKCGAGYLWSSDSPDPGQFNLLESVQRAGADPKYLFEATWYSTKVSEWNKGGAGDGIHVGMIFQPFENADKVPAVEQYVDLVEKNDGKVALLGMQATSAFLLWATAAQECGSDLTRQCVINELSKTHEWTGGGLHAPTDPGANKPAECGLMVKLTGNEWKQISPKEIGEFDCGEEFVVETDPKTWGAELNDDRISKKFLTDDVIKPQTS; encoded by the coding sequence ATGAAGGTCGACAAGATCGGGCGCCTCGCGGCGGGCGCCCTGGCCCTGACGCTGGTGGCGTCGTGCACCACCGAACGGTCGGGCACCGCGATGATCCAGGGCGGCGGCGCGGACGGCGGCGGCGGGCAGGCCGCCGCGTCCGCCGGGAAGTTCGGGACGCTCGACTCGCCGTGCGGTCCGGGCGACGCGAAGGGCGCGACCGACCAGGGCGTCACCGACGACGCCATCACCGTCGGCTACGGCGACGACCGGGGCTTCGCGTCCGCGCCGGGCCTGTCGAAGGAGATGGGCGACGCGGTCTCGGCGATGATCGCCTGGTGCAATGAGCAGGGCGGCATCAACGGCCGCGAGATCAAGGGCAACCAGTACGACGCCGCCTACACGCAGTCCGCGCAGGTCATGCAGGAGGCGTGCAAGCAGGACTTCATGCTGGTCGGGCAGGGCTTCGCGATGGACGAGGCCGCCGAGCAGCACCGGGTGGCCTGCAAGCTGCCGACGGTCGCCGGCTACACCGTCGGCCCGAACGCGGCGATGGGCCCGATGAAGTACGAGGCCGTCCCGTATCCGGTGGACCTGATGAACGTCGGCGGCCCGGTCATCGCCGGGAAGATGTTCTCCGACTTCGAGGAGAAGACGGACCTGCTGCTGTCCACGTCGCCCGCGGTGACGACGGGCACCGACAAGGTCGCGTCGGCGCTGAAGGGCATGGGCGTCGAGCCGATGGAGTGCGGCGTCCGGCTGAACGACGCGGGCGAGAGCAGCTACATGCCGTTCGCGCAGAAGATCAAGAAGTGCGGCGCCGGGTACCTGTGGTCGTCGGACTCGCCGGACCCGGGCCAGTTCAACCTGCTGGAGTCGGTGCAGCGGGCGGGCGCGGACCCGAAGTACCTGTTCGAGGCCACCTGGTACAGCACCAAGGTGTCGGAGTGGAACAAGGGCGGCGCGGGTGACGGCATCCACGTCGGCATGATCTTCCAGCCGTTCGAGAACGCCGACAAGGTCCCGGCGGTCGAGCAGTACGTGGACCTCGTCGAGAAGAACGACGGCAAGGTGGCGCTGCTCGGCATGCAGGCGACGTCGGCGTTCCTGCTGTGGGCGACGGCGGCGCAGGAGTGCGGCTCCGACCTCACCCGGCAGTGCGTGATCAACGAGCTGTCGAAGACCCACGAGTGGACGGGCGGCGGGCTGCACGCGCCGACCGACCCGGGCGCCAACAAGCCCGCCGAGTGCGGCCTGATGGTGAAGCTCACCGGCAACGAGTGGAAGCAGATCTCCCCGAAGGAGATCGGCGAGTTCGATTGCGGTGAGGAGTTCGTCGTCGAGACGGACCCGAAGACCTGGGGCGCGGAGCTGAACGACGACCGGATCTCGAAGAAGTTCCTGACCGACGACGTCATCAAGCCCCAGACGTCCTGA
- a CDS encoding AMP-binding protein: MSEVTPARVPGRDETIAGLLLARLGDDRPGLRSRDRTWTWDEVVREGAARAGLARELRRDDRPFHIGVLLDNVPEYVLWLGAAALGGATIVGINPTRTGAYLEQEVRHTDLQLIVTDAAGAKLLDGLDIGVPRDRFLLVDDEAYASRVAAHAGAEPAADPSVTPVTQMLLLFTSGTTGASKAARCSQGRLAELGRNNSAKYDIKREEISYCPMPLFHGNALMALWAPTLFAGGCVCLTPKFSASGFMPDVRFFGATFFTYVGKAIGYVLATPEKPDDADNTLTHGFGTEASPEDKAEFRRRFGARLVEGYGSSEGAGMIDHRAPGTPPTAFGKPMHGGVRIVNPETRETCDVAVLDEHGRVVNAEQAVGEIVDVDGAAKFEGYYKNPEADAERVRHGWYWTGDLGYVDADGFLYFGGRSGDWIRVDSENISALLTQLVVRRHPKIVDAVAFGVPDPRSGDQVMAAIEIPEGVEFDDLDFAAFLAAQDDLGTKGAPRFVRVSHSLPTTGSGKLRKKEMQLEGWRTTDPVYRWTARGGPSYAPMTDDDKTALREEFIANGRRRFLP, encoded by the coding sequence GTGTCTGAGGTGACGCCCGCCCGGGTGCCGGGGCGTGACGAGACGATCGCCGGGCTGCTGCTCGCGCGGCTGGGCGACGACCGTCCCGGCCTGCGCAGCCGCGACCGGACGTGGACGTGGGACGAGGTCGTCCGCGAGGGCGCGGCCCGGGCGGGCCTCGCGCGCGAACTGCGCCGCGACGACCGTCCGTTCCACATCGGCGTGCTGCTCGACAACGTGCCCGAGTACGTGCTGTGGCTCGGTGCGGCGGCGCTGGGCGGCGCCACCATCGTCGGCATCAACCCGACCCGCACCGGCGCCTACCTGGAGCAGGAGGTCCGGCACACCGACCTGCAGCTGATCGTGACCGACGCCGCGGGCGCGAAGCTGCTCGACGGCCTCGACATCGGCGTCCCCCGCGACCGGTTCCTGCTGGTCGACGACGAGGCGTACGCGTCCCGGGTGGCGGCGCACGCGGGCGCCGAGCCCGCCGCCGACCCGTCCGTCACGCCGGTCACGCAGATGCTGCTGCTGTTCACGTCCGGGACGACGGGCGCGTCCAAGGCGGCCCGCTGCTCGCAGGGGCGGCTCGCCGAACTCGGCCGGAACAACTCGGCCAAGTACGACATCAAGCGCGAAGAGATCTCGTACTGCCCGATGCCGCTGTTCCACGGCAACGCCCTCATGGCGCTGTGGGCGCCGACCCTCTTCGCCGGGGGCTGCGTGTGCCTGACGCCGAAGTTCTCCGCGTCCGGTTTCATGCCGGACGTCCGGTTCTTCGGCGCGACGTTCTTCACCTACGTCGGCAAGGCCATCGGTTACGTCCTCGCCACCCCCGAGAAGCCGGACGACGCCGACAACACCCTCACGCACGGGTTCGGCACCGAGGCGTCCCCCGAGGACAAGGCCGAGTTCCGCCGCCGGTTCGGCGCCCGCCTCGTCGAGGGCTACGGCTCCAGCGAGGGCGCCGGGATGATCGACCACCGCGCGCCCGGCACGCCGCCGACCGCGTTCGGCAAGCCCATGCACGGCGGCGTCCGGATCGTCAACCCGGAGACGCGCGAGACGTGCGACGTCGCCGTCCTGGACGAGCACGGACGCGTCGTCAACGCCGAGCAGGCCGTCGGCGAGATCGTCGACGTCGACGGCGCCGCGAAGTTCGAGGGCTACTACAAGAACCCGGAGGCCGACGCCGAACGCGTCCGGCACGGCTGGTACTGGACCGGCGACCTCGGCTACGTCGACGCCGACGGCTTCCTGTACTTCGGCGGCCGCTCCGGCGACTGGATCCGCGTCGACTCCGAGAACATCTCCGCGCTGCTCACCCAGCTCGTCGTCCGCCGCCACCCGAAGATCGTCGACGCCGTCGCGTTCGGCGTCCCGGACCCGCGCTCGGGCGACCAGGTGATGGCCGCGATCGAGATCCCCGAGGGCGTCGAGTTCGACGACCTCGACTTCGCCGCGTTCCTGGCCGCGCAGGACGATCTGGGCACGAAGGGCGCGCCCCGGTTCGTCCGCGTCTCCCACTCCCTGCCGACCACCGGATCCGGCAAGCTGCGCAAGAAGGAGATGCAGCTCGAAGGCTGGCGGACCACCGACCCCGTGTACCGCTGGACCGCGCGGGGCGGGCCCTCCTACGCGCCGATGACCGACGACGACAAGACGGCACTGCGCGAGGAGTTCATCGCCAACGGCCGCCGCCGCTTCCTCCCCTGA
- a CDS encoding bifunctional MaoC family dehydratase N-terminal/OB-fold nucleic acid binding domain-containing protein: protein MSDYEERLQAWVGRKLGEPRRGQDPVNVPMIRHWVEAMEDDNPVYLDDEAARATGRDGVVAPASMVQAWTMRGYAAHVHPEPVPGGMDELTDLLAEGGYTSVVATDSDFEFHRELVPGDHVGVEESVESISPEKKTGLGAGRFVSTIRTYRDASGEIVATQRWRLLRFRPAEKPTPKPLRPRPAINPDNAFWFEAAREHRLVVQRCADCKSLRHPPGPACPQCGSFQWDTVESSGDGHVYTFTVNHHPRHPAFEYPLVVAVIELAEGTRLIANMTGVAPEDVEVGMPVVLDWLDADPDLSLPIFRPKES, encoded by the coding sequence ATGAGCGACTACGAAGAGCGCCTCCAAGCCTGGGTCGGCCGCAAGCTCGGCGAACCCCGCCGCGGCCAGGATCCGGTGAACGTCCCCATGATCCGCCACTGGGTCGAGGCCATGGAGGACGACAACCCGGTCTACCTGGACGACGAGGCCGCACGCGCCACCGGACGCGACGGCGTCGTCGCGCCCGCGTCGATGGTGCAGGCGTGGACGATGCGCGGCTACGCGGCGCACGTCCACCCCGAGCCCGTGCCCGGCGGCATGGACGAACTGACCGACCTCCTCGCCGAAGGCGGCTACACCTCGGTCGTCGCCACCGACTCCGACTTCGAGTTCCACCGCGAGCTCGTCCCCGGCGACCACGTCGGCGTCGAGGAGAGCGTCGAGTCGATCTCCCCGGAGAAGAAGACCGGCCTCGGCGCGGGCCGGTTCGTCAGCACGATCCGGACGTACCGGGACGCGTCCGGCGAGATCGTGGCGACCCAGCGGTGGCGCCTGCTGCGCTTCCGCCCGGCCGAGAAGCCGACGCCGAAGCCGCTGCGTCCGCGTCCCGCGATCAACCCCGACAACGCGTTCTGGTTCGAGGCCGCGCGCGAGCACCGCCTAGTCGTCCAGCGCTGCGCCGACTGCAAGTCGCTCCGGCACCCGCCCGGCCCCGCCTGCCCGCAGTGCGGCTCGTTCCAGTGGGACACCGTCGAGTCCTCCGGCGACGGGCACGTCTACACGTTCACCGTCAACCACCACCCGCGCCACCCGGCGTTCGAGTATCCGCTGGTCGTCGCCGTGATCGAGCTCGCCGAGGGCACCCGCCTCATCGCGAACATGACGGGCGTCGCCCCCGAGGACGTCGAGGTCGGCATGCCCGTCGTGCTCGACTGGCTCGACGCCGACCCCGACCTGTCCCTGCCGATCTTCCGCCCGAAGGAGAGCTGA
- a CDS encoding ABC transporter ATP-binding protein, with the protein MTETRTETRTEAATAAPPLLELRGVRAAYGAIEVLHGVDLALRPGSLLALLGPNGGGKSTTMRVCSGLHVPSGGELRFAGRRVNGVSAQEAARLGVCSIPEGRGVFPNLTVRENLWLATGTGARRADVEERAFARFPILSKRRDQLAGSMSGGEQQMLALSRALGTDPAVLLLDELSMGLAPMIVTQMYDTVAELVEGGLSVLVAEQFARAVLPIADTAALMLHGRVVAVGAPAAIEDRLSSDYLGG; encoded by the coding sequence GTGACGGAGACGAGGACCGAGACGCGGACGGAGGCGGCCACGGCCGCCCCGCCGCTGCTCGAACTGCGGGGCGTCCGCGCCGCCTACGGCGCCATCGAGGTCCTGCACGGCGTGGACCTGGCGCTGCGCCCCGGCTCGCTGCTGGCGCTCCTCGGCCCGAACGGCGGCGGCAAGTCCACGACCATGCGCGTGTGCAGCGGCCTGCACGTCCCGTCCGGCGGCGAGCTGCGGTTCGCCGGGCGGCGGGTCAACGGTGTGTCGGCGCAGGAGGCGGCCCGGCTCGGCGTGTGCTCGATCCCGGAGGGGCGCGGGGTCTTCCCGAACCTGACCGTCCGGGAGAACCTGTGGCTCGCCACCGGGACGGGCGCCCGCCGCGCGGACGTCGAGGAGCGGGCGTTCGCCCGCTTCCCGATCCTGTCGAAGCGGCGCGACCAGCTCGCCGGCTCGATGTCCGGCGGCGAGCAGCAGATGCTGGCGCTCTCGCGCGCCCTCGGCACCGATCCGGCGGTGCTGCTGCTCGACGAGCTGTCCATGGGCCTCGCGCCCATGATCGTCACACAGATGTACGACACGGTCGCCGAGCTGGTCGAGGGCGGCCTCTCGGTGCTGGTGGCCGAGCAGTTCGCCCGCGCGGTGCTGCCGATCGCCGACACCGCCGCCCTCATGCTCCACGGACGGGTCGTCGCGGTCGGCGCGCCCGCCGCGATCGAAGACCGGCTGTCCAGCGACTACCTGGGAGGTTGA
- a CDS encoding ABC transporter ATP-binding protein, translating to MSLLETRGVTVKFGGNTAVDGVSLTVAEGRITGLIGPNGAGKTTMFNTITGLQKPASGQVLLDGADITKLSPAKRARRGMARTFQRLELFLSLSVRDNVRVAGDILRSSTRKRFDLDKTTDEILERTGLADIADREVSDIPIGRARVVEVARALMTSPRVLLLDEPASGQTEQETEAFAAMLTGLAAEGLAICLVEHDLPLVMGLCSTIHVLDYGALIASGTPAEIKESPEVIAAYIGTEEAA from the coding sequence GTGTCACTGCTTGAGACCCGCGGCGTCACCGTCAAGTTCGGCGGCAACACCGCCGTGGACGGCGTGAGCCTCACGGTCGCCGAAGGACGGATCACCGGGCTGATCGGCCCTAACGGCGCAGGCAAAACCACGATGTTCAACACCATCACGGGTCTGCAGAAACCGGCGTCCGGGCAGGTGCTCCTGGACGGCGCCGACATCACGAAACTGTCCCCGGCCAAGCGCGCGCGGCGCGGCATGGCGCGCACCTTCCAGCGGCTCGAACTGTTCCTGTCGCTGTCGGTGCGCGACAACGTCCGCGTCGCGGGCGACATCCTGCGCAGCAGCACCCGCAAGCGGTTCGACCTGGACAAGACCACGGACGAGATCCTGGAACGGACGGGTCTGGCGGACATCGCCGACCGGGAGGTGTCCGACATCCCCATCGGCCGGGCCCGCGTCGTGGAGGTGGCGCGCGCGCTGATGACGTCACCGCGCGTCCTGCTCCTGGACGAACCGGCCTCCGGCCAGACCGAGCAGGAGACCGAGGCGTTCGCCGCGATGCTCACCGGCCTCGCGGCCGAGGGCCTGGCGATCTGCCTCGTCGAGCACGACCTGCCCCTCGTCATGGGGCTGTGCTCGACGATCCACGTCCTCGACTACGGCGCCCTGATCGCGTCCGGCACCCCGGCCGAGATCAAGGAGTCGCCCGAGGTCATCGCGGCCTACATCGGGACGGAGGAAGCGGCGTGA
- a CDS encoding acyl-CoA dehydrogenase family protein, whose protein sequence is MDFTLGEELEAVRDLARQILTDHATLERLRAAEETGVDEPLWKELAAAGLLGVALPESAGGAGLGVSGLAILLEEQGRTVAPVPIWPALVAGLTLAEHGTCPPEIADGTLRYTLALEEFGPHDPSEPRCEAVETDGAWRLTGTKAVVPAASFASKMLVSATTPDGPALFAVDTGASGTTWEQARTTTHDIAGTVTLDGAPAEHLGGAALRTALRLARLALSAVQLGVAEGGLRTTADYLSAREQFGRPLGTFQAVQHQLADSYIEIDALRVCLWHAISLAAAGEDAEQATLVAKWWSDDGGLNVVHRTQHLHGGIGVDVDYPIHRYFLWGKQIAGTLGGASADLALLGAAL, encoded by the coding sequence ATGGACTTCACCCTTGGCGAGGAACTGGAAGCGGTCCGGGACCTGGCCCGGCAGATCCTCACCGACCACGCCACCCTCGAGCGCCTCCGCGCCGCCGAGGAGACCGGCGTCGACGAACCGCTCTGGAAGGAGCTGGCCGCCGCGGGCCTGCTCGGCGTCGCGCTCCCCGAATCCGCGGGCGGCGCGGGCCTCGGCGTCTCCGGCCTCGCGATCCTCCTCGAAGAGCAGGGCCGGACGGTCGCGCCCGTCCCGATCTGGCCCGCGCTCGTCGCGGGCCTGACCCTCGCCGAACACGGCACGTGCCCGCCCGAGATCGCCGACGGCACCCTGCGGTACACGCTCGCGCTCGAAGAGTTCGGCCCGCACGACCCGTCCGAGCCCCGCTGCGAAGCCGTCGAGACGGACGGCGCGTGGCGGCTCACCGGGACGAAGGCCGTCGTCCCCGCCGCGTCCTTCGCGTCGAAGATGCTCGTGTCCGCGACGACCCCGGACGGTCCCGCGCTGTTCGCCGTCGACACCGGCGCGTCCGGCACGACCTGGGAACAGGCGCGCACCACCACGCACGACATCGCGGGCACCGTCACCCTCGACGGCGCGCCCGCCGAGCACCTCGGCGGCGCCGCCCTGCGCACCGCGCTGCGGCTCGCGCGGCTCGCGCTGTCGGCCGTCCAGCTCGGCGTCGCCGAAGGCGGCCTGCGGACGACCGCCGACTACCTCTCCGCCCGCGAGCAGTTCGGCCGCCCCCTCGGCACCTTCCAGGCCGTGCAGCACCAGCTCGCCGACTCCTACATCGAGATCGACGCGCTGCGCGTCTGCCTCTGGCACGCGATCTCCCTCGCCGCCGCGGGCGAGGACGCCGAGCAGGCGACGCTCGTCGCGAAGTGGTGGTCCGACGACGGCGGCCTCAACGTCGTGCACCGCACCCAGCACCTGCACGGCGGCATCGGCGTCGACGTCGACTACCCGATCCACCGCTACTTCCTGTGGGGCAAGCAGATCGCCGGCACCCTCGGCGGCGCCTCCGCCGACCTCGCACTCCTGGGAGCCGCGCTGTGA
- a CDS encoding acyl-CoA dehydrogenase family protein translates to MDLRETADHRKLRAELRAYFANLLPPDVRRRAGEEGVGGDRFREIVKKLGDDGWLGYGWPAEYGGQGRSTAEQYVFFDEVQRAGLPFPFVTVNTVGPTLMRFGTDEQKKKYLPGMLSGDIVFAIGYTEPEAGTDLASLRTRAVRDGDSYVVDGNKIFTSGANTADHVWLAARTNPDAPKHKGISILIVPTDADGFSWSPIQCVGGMIVTATYYNEVRVPASSVVGDVDGGWGLITTQLNHERIGLAALGGRMIRLWEDVAAWARDEGVIDIPWVRSDLARTHAKLEAMRLMNWKMTMAVEHGNLTGAQAGAAKAYGTETHIDVQRTLTNVLGAAGRIRPESPGAVLHGQIEQLSRQGIVNTFGGGVNEVLRDMVAVQGLGLPRGKRA, encoded by the coding sequence ATGGACCTGCGCGAAACCGCCGATCATCGGAAACTGAGGGCCGAACTCCGGGCGTACTTCGCGAACCTGCTGCCACCGGACGTCCGGCGCCGTGCCGGCGAGGAGGGCGTGGGCGGCGACCGGTTCCGCGAGATCGTCAAGAAGCTCGGCGACGACGGCTGGCTCGGCTACGGCTGGCCGGCCGAGTACGGCGGCCAGGGCCGCTCGACCGCCGAGCAGTACGTCTTCTTCGACGAGGTGCAGCGGGCCGGGCTGCCGTTCCCGTTCGTCACCGTCAACACCGTCGGCCCCACGCTGATGCGGTTCGGCACGGACGAGCAGAAGAAGAAGTACCTCCCGGGGATGCTGTCGGGCGACATCGTCTTCGCGATCGGCTACACCGAGCCCGAGGCCGGCACCGACCTCGCGTCCCTGCGCACCCGCGCCGTCCGCGACGGCGACTCCTACGTCGTCGACGGCAACAAGATCTTCACCAGCGGCGCGAACACCGCCGACCACGTCTGGCTCGCCGCCCGCACGAACCCGGACGCGCCGAAGCACAAGGGCATCTCGATCCTGATCGTGCCGACCGACGCCGACGGGTTCTCCTGGAGCCCGATCCAGTGTGTCGGCGGCATGATCGTCACCGCGACGTACTACAACGAGGTGCGGGTGCCCGCCTCGTCCGTCGTCGGCGACGTCGACGGCGGCTGGGGCCTCATCACCACCCAGCTCAACCACGAGCGCATCGGCCTCGCCGCGCTCGGCGGCCGGATGATCCGCCTCTGGGAGGACGTCGCCGCGTGGGCCCGCGACGAGGGCGTCATCGACATCCCGTGGGTGCGCAGCGACCTCGCCCGGACGCACGCCAAGCTGGAGGCGATGCGGCTGATGAACTGGAAGATGACGATGGCCGTGGAGCACGGCAACCTCACCGGCGCGCAGGCCGGGGCGGCGAAGGCGTACGGGACGGAGACGCACATCGACGTCCAGCGCACGCTGACGAACGTGCTCGGAGCCGCGGGCCGGATCCGTCCGGAATCGCCGGGAGCCGTCCTGCACGGGCAGATCGAGCAGCTCTCCCGGCAGGGCATCGTCAACACGTTCGGCGGCGGCGTCAACGAGGTCCTGCGGGACATGGTCGCCGTCCAGGGCCTCGGACTTCCCCGGGGGAAGCGCGCATGA